One part of the Sorangiineae bacterium MSr11954 genome encodes these proteins:
- a CDS encoding RNA ligase family protein: protein MDDNRKRGRPRKDPEHLATWVPPADWSRLVVWISAEERKALKRVALEADTSVAQLVRALANGLSFGVITSDELLKQIRKGFQVMEKIPTIFDRGDGFKVVDQPRKGCEWVFAGEGRATEKLDGTNVRLTIRAGHVVRVEKRRNPSKLQKQQGVIDGWYVDADEHGKEDKWIFEAVRGTDVHGWPDGEHSVEALGPSIQGNLLGLAKNLCVPFNLEIPAYEDVPRSFDGLKAFLEKLDSRFAPGHLAEGIVFHHPDGRRAKIKRKDFGHGG from the coding sequence ATGGATGACAATCGGAAGCGGGGCCGGCCGCGCAAAGATCCCGAGCACCTGGCCACATGGGTGCCTCCGGCGGACTGGTCGCGCCTCGTCGTTTGGATCTCGGCGGAGGAACGCAAGGCACTCAAGCGCGTGGCGCTCGAAGCCGACACCTCCGTCGCGCAGCTCGTGAGGGCGCTCGCCAATGGTTTGTCGTTCGGGGTCATCACGTCGGACGAGTTGCTCAAACAGATTCGGAAAGGGTTTCAGGTCATGGAGAAAATACCGACGATCTTCGATCGAGGCGACGGGTTCAAGGTCGTCGACCAACCGCGCAAAGGATGCGAGTGGGTATTCGCCGGAGAAGGGCGCGCCACGGAGAAGCTCGACGGCACGAACGTGAGGCTCACGATTCGTGCCGGTCACGTCGTGCGCGTCGAGAAGCGTCGCAATCCAAGCAAGCTACAGAAGCAACAAGGCGTCATCGACGGGTGGTACGTCGACGCCGACGAACACGGCAAGGAGGACAAGTGGATCTTCGAGGCCGTCCGCGGCACCGACGTCCACGGTTGGCCCGACGGCGAACACTCGGTGGAGGCACTCGGGCCGAGCATTCAGGGCAACCTTCTCGGCCTTGCGAAAAACCTATGCGTGCCATTCAACTTGGAAATCCCGGCTTACGAAGACGTGCCCCGCAGCTTCGACGGATTGAAGGCATTTCTCGAGAAGCTCGACAGCCGCTTTGCCCCTGGCCACCTCGCCGAGGGGATCGTTTTCCACCACCCCGACGGGCGGCGCGCCAAGATCAAGCGCAAAGACTTTGGCCATGGCGGCTAA
- a CDS encoding avidin/streptavidin family protein, with protein MSIGGTWYNELGSQMNISQAGANISGTYWTAVGDAEGEYALTGQINEKPSAGGQAVGWTVVWTNTYGTSHSVTTWSGQYQSIGGEEEIVTFWLLTTEASPGSDWEATNVGQDTFTRNQPTQQQIERARRRRAFAHPRKATR; from the coding sequence ATGAGCATCGGAGGCACCTGGTACAACGAGCTCGGTTCACAGATGAATATAAGTCAAGCCGGAGCCAATATTTCTGGAACGTACTGGACCGCTGTCGGGGACGCCGAGGGGGAGTACGCGCTGACGGGACAGATCAACGAGAAACCAAGCGCCGGCGGGCAGGCTGTCGGCTGGACAGTTGTCTGGACCAACACTTATGGAACATCACACAGTGTCACGACCTGGAGTGGTCAATACCAGAGCATTGGAGGGGAGGAGGAGATCGTCACGTTCTGGCTTCTGACCACTGAGGCATCGCCCGGGAGCGACTGGGAAGCGACCAATGTCGGGCAGGATACTTTCACGCGTAATCAACCAACGCAGCAACAGATCGAACGCGCGCGCCGGCGGCGAGCATTTGCTCACCCGCGAAAAGCCACAAGGTAA